In a single window of the Herpetosiphonaceae bacterium genome:
- a CDS encoding amidohydrolase — MEERIDLLLTGGTVVTMDADGAVLNDGAVAIRGREIVAVGTAAELAGRYTAAETVDCSGCAIMPGLINAHAHVPMSLLRGLVADVQLDVWLLGYMFPVESKFVTPEFSYVGTRLSCAEMIKSGVTTFVDMYYFEDEVARAADESGMRAICGESVMRFPTPDAASYDEGLEYTRQFMAKWRGHDRIIATVAPHAPYTCTDEIYHAAVELAREFDTPLVTHLAETAREVKESLQERKLSPVAYAESVGAFDVKAIAAHCVHTDERDWAILTLHRVGAAPCPSSNLKLASGIAPFAGMLAAGVHLGIGTDGPASNDDQDLLTEVHLAAMLPKGVSGDPTVVPARQALALATSLGAKAVHLDHLIGSLEPGKRADIIVLDLRGAHSSPHYTYAADAIYSQIVYSAHTSDVQHALVDGRFLLRDHQLLTLDEARIKREAQVIADRINEFLIAREVNLLDKIVAIGGVQQDEIFEVQVKARIEDADAITAALDGPEFTITKPSERTQYDTYFLFHDAARGRVRYREDHRHDPGARLDPKYTLMLTVPAAERDDFPHAAVLSRARYTAPADRSLRFYREYFQPDQIVETEKHRRRWRVIYKDEDFAINIDQLVGGVEPGLYLEIKSRTWSLRDAEHKANLIGEMLQHFGVPEDHLVKKEYVELQDTEVA, encoded by the coding sequence GTGGAAGAACGAATTGATCTGCTGCTGACCGGCGGCACGGTTGTGACGATGGATGCCGACGGCGCGGTGCTCAACGATGGCGCGGTCGCGATTCGTGGCCGCGAGATTGTGGCGGTCGGGACAGCCGCCGAGCTTGCAGGACGCTACACTGCCGCCGAGACGGTCGATTGTAGCGGCTGCGCGATCATGCCGGGGCTGATCAACGCCCACGCGCACGTACCGATGAGCCTGCTGCGCGGATTGGTCGCCGATGTGCAGCTCGATGTCTGGCTGCTGGGCTATATGTTCCCGGTCGAGTCGAAGTTTGTCACGCCCGAATTTAGCTACGTCGGCACACGGCTAAGCTGCGCCGAGATGATCAAAAGCGGCGTGACGACCTTCGTCGACATGTACTATTTCGAGGACGAGGTCGCGCGGGCGGCGGACGAGTCGGGCATGCGCGCGATCTGCGGCGAGTCGGTGATGCGCTTCCCCACGCCCGACGCCGCAAGCTACGACGAAGGACTTGAATATACCCGTCAGTTTATGGCGAAGTGGCGCGGACACGACCGCATCATCGCGACGGTCGCGCCGCACGCGCCGTACACCTGTACCGACGAGATCTATCATGCGGCTGTGGAGCTGGCCCGCGAGTTCGACACGCCGCTGGTGACGCATCTCGCGGAGACGGCGCGTGAGGTCAAAGAAAGCCTTCAGGAGCGCAAGCTCTCGCCGGTCGCCTATGCCGAGAGCGTCGGCGCGTTCGATGTCAAAGCCATTGCCGCGCACTGCGTCCACACCGACGAGCGCGACTGGGCGATCCTGACGCTGCATCGGGTCGGCGCAGCGCCCTGCCCGTCGTCGAATCTCAAGCTGGCGAGCGGCATCGCGCCCTTCGCGGGGATGCTGGCTGCGGGCGTCCATCTAGGCATCGGCACCGACGGTCCTGCCAGCAACGACGACCAGGACCTTCTGACCGAGGTCCATCTGGCGGCGATGCTGCCCAAGGGCGTTAGCGGCGATCCGACCGTCGTTCCGGCGCGGCAGGCGTTGGCGCTGGCAACGTCGCTTGGCGCGAAGGCGGTCCATCTCGATCACCTGATCGGCTCGCTGGAGCCCGGCAAGCGCGCCGACATCATCGTGCTCGACCTGCGCGGCGCGCACTCGTCGCCGCACTACACCTACGCCGCAGACGCGATCTATAGCCAGATCGTCTATAGCGCGCATACCAGCGACGTGCAGCACGCGCTGGTCGATGGCCGCTTCTTGCTGCGCGACCACCAACTGCTCACGCTGGACGAGGCCCGGATCAAGCGCGAGGCGCAGGTCATCGCCGATCGGATCAACGAGTTCTTGATCGCGCGCGAGGTCAACCTGCTCGATAAGATCGTGGCGATCGGCGGCGTGCAGCAGGACGAGATCTTCGAGGTGCAGGTCAAGGCGCGGATCGAGGATGCCGACGCAATTACGGCAGCGCTGGACGGGCCGGAGTTTACCATTACCAAGCCCAGCGAGCGCACCCAGTACGATACCTACTTCTTGTTCCACGACGCCGCGCGTGGCCGCGTGCGCTACCGCGAAGATCACCGGCACGATCCGGGCGCGCGACTCGACCCCAAGTACACGCTCATGCTGACTGTGCCAGCCGCCGAGCGCGACGACTTTCCACACGCGGCGGTGCTCTCACGCGCGCGCTACACCGCGCCCGCCGATCGCTCGCTGCGCTTCTATCGCGAGTACTTCCAGCCCGATCAGATCGTCGAGACTGAGAAGCACCGGCGGCGCTGGCGGGTGATCTACAAGGACGAGGACTTTGCGATCAATATCGATCAGCTGGTTGGAGGTGTGGAGCCGGGGCTCTACCTGGAGATCAAAAGCCGAACTTGGTCGCTGCGCGATGCCGAGCATAAGGCCAACCTGATCGGCGAGATGTTGCAGCACTTCGGCGTGCCTGAGGATCATCTGGTCAAGAAGGAGTATGTCGAGCTACAAGATACGGAAGTGGCCTAG
- a CDS encoding GNAT family protein, whose product MIEGSRINLRAREDDDAAAFHRWFNDPEVTRFLGQPFPAISMSQQRAFIQSLNDDRSRRAYSIVLKDGTLIGNCELRSFDWTARSCELGIAIGEKDYWGQGYGGEAVALLLRIGFEGLNMHKVWLTCAAYNERGLRTYRRIGFREDGRLRDDRFIDGCYHDTIVMSILVDEWRATT is encoded by the coding sequence ATGATCGAAGGCAGCCGCATCAACCTGCGCGCCCGCGAAGACGACGACGCTGCGGCGTTTCATCGCTGGTTCAACGATCCCGAAGTCACGCGCTTCCTGGGACAGCCCTTTCCGGCGATCTCGATGAGCCAGCAGCGCGCCTTTATCCAGTCGCTCAACGACGATCGCAGCCGACGCGCCTACTCGATCGTGCTCAAAGACGGCACGCTGATCGGCAACTGCGAGCTTCGGTCGTTCGACTGGACCGCGCGCTCGTGCGAGCTGGGGATCGCCATCGGCGAGAAAGACTACTGGGGCCAGGGCTACGGCGGCGAGGCCGTGGCGCTGCTGCTGCGGATCGGCTTTGAAGGACTCAACATGCATAAAGTCTGGCTAACCTGCGCGGCGTACAATGAGCGTGGGCTGCGCACCTACCGGCGGATCGGGTTCCGCGAGGATGGGCGGCTGCGCGATGATCGCTTCATCGACGGGTGCTACCACGACACGATCGTGATGAGCATCCTCGTAGACGAGTGGCGCGCGACCACGTAG